Below is a window of Defluviimonas sp. SAOS-178_SWC DNA.
CCGTCGCCGCCAGCGTTGCGCGGCCAGACTAAGTCGTCAAAGATTTCCTGACTTTTTCGCAATCCTTACGAATTGTAACAGGCGACCCTTGCGCCTTCCGTCCAGACGCCCAAGGGTGCTAGCGATGAGGGCGGAGGAGGGCTTATGAACCGGGAAGACGTGTGCGCAAAACTGACGCAGGCCGGGCTGAACCTCATTCAGCAGGCGCTTTCGATCTTCGACCGCGACCTCCGGCTTGCCGTCTCGAACCGGCAATACCGGCTGATGTTCGACCTGCCCGACGAACTGACCCGGCCCGGCACCTCGTTCGAGGACACGATCCGCTACCTCGTCCTGCGCGGCGAATATGGCGAGGTGGAGGATGTCGAGGACGCCGTGCGCCTTCGGGTCGATCAGGCCCGCACCTTCAGCCCGCATTACATGGAGCGCCGCCGCGCCAACGGCCGCATGATTTCCGTCGAAGGGTCCCCCTTGCAGCAAGGCGGCTGGGTCACCGTCTATACCGACATCACCGGGATCAAGGCGCAGGAGGCGCTTCTGCGGGCCCGGTCGGAAGAGTTGTCGGAGGAGCTTCTGGCCCATGCCGAGCGGCTGGCGCAGGCCAACCGGGAACTTGCCGCCACCAACGCCGCGCTGGAGGAGGCGAAGCGCGAACTGACCGAGATGGAAGCCCGCACCCGGCTCGTGACCGAGATGATGCCGGCCCATATCGCCCATGTCGGGCCGGACCTGCATTACACGTTCTCGAACCGCCGGCTTTCGGCGATCATGCCCGGCAGCCTTTCCGACATCGTCGGCCGCCCGGCGCCCGAAGCGCTCGGGGCGGAGACCTTCGCCAGGATCGAACCGGGCCTCCGCCGGGCGCTGAAGGGTGAAGCGAATGTGTTCGAGATCACCCACGCCGCGTCCGGCCGGCGTATCCGCATCGCGCTGACGCCCGACCACGGGGCGGGCGATCAGATCCAGGGTGTCTACGCCCTGTCAATGGATGTCACCGAAGAGGCGCAGGCACGCGCCGCGCTGAGCCAGAGTTCGAAGCGGGAACTCGCGGCGCAGTTGACGTCCGGCCTCGCCCACGACTTCGCCAACCTCTTGACGATCATCCTCGGGCTTCAAGGCAGGCTTCAGCGGCTGCCCGGCCTTCCGGCAGGCGCGGGGGAACTTTCGCGCGCGACGCTCGCGGCTGCCCGGCGCGGCGGCACGCTGCTTGACCGCATCGCGTCGATTTCCGGGCCGCGTGAAATCCGGCCGCAACCGACCGACCTCGCGGCCCTGCTGGCCGATCTGCGGATCATGGCCGGCCCGTCGCTGCCCGAGGGCATCGGCCTCGATATTCTCGTCGCGGAACTTCCGGGGCCTGTGCTGCTCGATTCCGGGTCGTTGCAGGATTCGCTCCTCAATCTCATTCTGAATGCGAAAGATGCGATCGGCGGCGGCGCCGGGCGGATCACACTGACGGCGCGGCCGGTGCGCGATACCTGGCTCGAAATCTCGGTCGCCGATACCGGGCCCGGCTTTTCCGAGAAAGCGCTCCGGCACGGGCTCGATCCGTTCTTCACCACAAAGGGCGGCGAAGGCTCCGGGCTCGGACTGTCCATGGTGTACGATCACACCAAGCTTTCCGGCGGAACGGTGAAACTGACGAACCGCGCCGAGGGTGGCGCGAAGGTCACGCTGCGACTGCCGCTTCGGCAAGCCGGGACCAAGCGCGCGGAGCCGCTTCTTGTCCTTCTCGTCGAGGATACAGAGGAGATCCGTACCGACGTCCGCGAGATGCTGCGCGGGCTCGGCCACAACGTGATCGAGGCGGCGAGCGCGGATGAGGCGGCCGAGCTTGTCGACCTGCCGGGGCTTGACCTGATCCTGTCCGATATTGGCTTGCCCGGCGGCACGAACGGCATCGACTTCGCACAGGGCCTGATCGGGCGGGGCCATCCGGCGCGAATCGTCCTGATGACATCGCTGCCACCCGGTGATGCGCTCCGGTCCCGTGCGGGGGCCATCCCGGTCCTGACCAAACCCTTCACCATCGACGACCTCGCCGGATTCCTTGCCCGGAAGGAGGCCGCATGACCGCCGCCCAAGACAGCCGAGCCCATGTCGCGATCCTCGACGACGAGCCGGAGATCCGGCGGATGCTCTCGGACGCGCTGGAGGAGGCGGGGTTCCGCACCTCCGCCTATGCCCGTGCGACGGAGTTCGAGGCGGCGCTGAAACGCACCGCGCCCGATGTCTGTCTTGTCGATCTCGGCCTGCCGGACCGCGACGGCCTCGCGCTCGTCCACCGACTGGCGCTCGAATCCGGGGCCGCGATCATCATCATCTCGGGCCGGGCACAGGTGCAGGACCGGGTGACGGGGCTGGAACTTGGCGCCGACGACTACATCATCAAACCCTTCGACCCGGCCGAAGTCGTGGCGCGCATTCGCGCGCGTCTGAGGAAAGGTCGCAACGATGCGGACCGCACGGCTTCCGTCGCGCATTTCGCCGGCTGGACCGCCTATTTCGACCGTTACGTCCTGGTGGGCGACACCGGAGAGGAAGTGCCGTTCAGCCATGCCGAGGGCGAGGTTCTGCGGCTTTTCCTCGACAGCCCGAAGCGGTTGATCTCGCGCGCGCAGATGCAGGAAAACCTGGGCGGCGCCGCGGGCGATAGCTTCGACCGGGCGATGGATGTGCGCATCTCGCGGCTCAGGACCAAGCTGGGCGAAGATCCGAAGAACCCGCGCCTGATCAAGACGATCTACGGGGCGGGTTATATTTTCCTTGGCGACGTGCGCTGGGGTTGAGAAAAGACGCCATGACGGAAATCACGCTCATCCGGCACGGGCAGGCCAACAGCGGCGCCCGAAACGAGGAAGACTACGATCGGCTCTCTCCGCTCGGCCGGCAACAGGCGGAATGGCTGGGCGCGCATCTGCGCGCGACGGGCGGCTTCGAGCGGCTGATCTCGGGCACGCTGCGGCGGCAGGAGGAGACGGCGGCGGCGCTGAACCTCGACGGCCGGCCGCATCACCGTGACGCGCGGCTGAACGAGCTGGACTATTTTGGCCTGTCCCACGCGATCCAGGCCCGCCACGGCATCCCCTTCCCCGACAGCCCCGACGCCTTCGCCGCGCATGTTCCGCAGGTGCTCGACCTTTGGCGGAATGGCGATGCCGGCGAGGGGCATGAAAGCTACGATGCGTTTCGCAACCGGGTCCTCGGTGCCGTCGAAGACGCGGCCGGGGACGGGGCGGGCGCGGTTCTCGTCACCTCGACCGGGGTGATCGCCACGCTCTGCGCGCTGGCGCTGGGGCTCGAGGCGGTGATGAAGGCGCGGATGTTTCTCAGGGTGATGAACACCTCCGTCCACCGCTTCGACTACAGCGACGGCACGCTTCACCTCAGCCAGTTCGGCGCGATACCGCATCTTGACCACCCCGATCGCCACGCCGCGCGGACCCATTTCTGACCGCGAGGGGACTTGCCCCGGCGCCCCGGCAGTCGCAGTCTGGGCGCGAACCTTCGGAGAGGCTGAGCGATGCGAATTCACTGGTGCGGCACTGGCCTCTCCTCCCGCCCGGGTTTGCGCCGCCTGATCCTCGCGGGCCATCCTGTCACGGTCTGGAACCTGCCCGTTGCGGCGGCGGTCGAGGCGGTCGGCGACATCTCCAAGGAGATCCGCGCGATGGAGCCGGGCGCGCTTGAAGACGCGCTGTTGCCCGGCGATATTGTCGTCTCCATGTTGCCGGCCGACCTGCATGCTGGCCTCGCCCGGCATTGCGTGGCCCACAATGTGCATTTCGTGTCGTCGAGCTACATCTCCCCCGAGATGCGCGAACTGGATGAGCCCGCGCGGCAGGCCGGGGTGGCGGTGGTGAACGAGGTCGGGCTCGATCCGGGGATCGACCATCTGATGGCGCACGACCTTGTCGCGGCCTACCGGGCGTCGAAAGCCTATGATCGCGACAACGTTCTGTTCTTCACCTCCTATTGCGGCGGCGTGCCGGCGCGGCCGAACGCGTTCCGCTACAAGTTCTCGTGGTCGCCGCTCGGCGTGCTCAGGGCGCTGATGGCGCCGGCGCGGTCGGTCAGGGACTTTTCCGAGCTTCGGGTGGCGTATCCCTGGGACGCGGTCCGGAGCTACTCCGCACCGCTCAGGCAGCCGGAGACGTTCGAGGTCTATCCGAACCGCGATTCGGTGCCGTTCATCGCGGACTATCACTTCGACCCGGAGTGGAAGGTGAAGGAGTTCGTGCGCGGGACGCTTCGGCTGAACGGCTGGGCGGATGCCTGGGCCGGGGTGTTCGAGGAACTGGCGTTGAAGCCCTCGGACGCGCGGCTGAAGGCATTGTCTGACGAGCTTTGGGAAAAATTCCCGCTCGCGGAGGGGGAACCCGACCGGGTGGTGCTCTGCGTATCCCTGAAGGCGGATAAGGCGGGGAGACCCGTCTGGCACCGGACCTGGGTTCTCGACGCCGAGGGAGACGTCAGGGGCTCGGCGATGGCGCGGCTGGTGTCGGGCACCGTCGCGCTGGCGGTGGAGAGCGTGATGGCGCGGGAATTCCCCGTCGGCCTTCACGGCGCACCGCACGATCCGCGCCTGGTGACGCGGTGGCTGGAGGAGGTGGGCCATCAGGCGCAATACATGCGGCTGGTGGATCACCTCTGAGGGGGTGTCCGTACGTTCGGGCGCCTGGATGCAATACGACGGTCCGGTCAACCCGGCACATCCTGACCCGAGGGCCTCACGGGAGCTTTCCCGTGCAGCCGCCTCGGTCAGGGCTTCGTCAGCGGCACGACCCTTGGCGTCCCGTCCTCGGGCGCCAGTTCCTCGAAATCGAAATTGTCGAGCTTCGCCGCCCGCTTTCCAGCGCGTTCGGCGGCGGTCGTGATGCCGTCGAGATCGCCCCGCGCCTGGTTGAAATGGGTAGAGAGCTTGTCGACCCGCTCCACCACCAGTTCCACATCGCGGTGAAGCTGGCGCAGCGTCGTGCGGATCGCGCCGGCCTGCTCGCGCATCCGCGCGTCCTTCAGGACCGCCCGCATCGTGTTCAGCGTCGCCATGCAGGTCGTCGGCGAGACGATCCAGACCTTGACCGCGAAGCCTTCGCGCACAAGCTCGGGAAAATTCGCGTGCAACTCCGCATAGACCGCCTCGGAGGGCAGGAACATCAGCGCACCGTCGGCAGTCTCGCCGTCGAGGATGTAGCGCTCGGCGATGGCCTTGATGTGGTTGCGGACGGCGATGCGCAGCATGCGCTGCGCCTCGATCAGCTGCGACTGGTTCTCGGCCCGGCGCAACGCCTCGTAGGCTTCCAACGGGAACTTCGAGTCGATGACGATGGGGCCGGGCGGGTTCGGCAGGTGGATCAGGCAGTCGGCACGCCGGCCGTTCGACAGCGTCGCCTGCATGGTGAAGGCGTCGGGCGGCATCGCCTTCCGGACGAGATCGTTCAACTGGATCTCGCCAAATGCGCCGCGGGTCTGTTTGTTCGACAGGATGTCCTGCAAGGACAGCACGTCACCCGACAGCTTCTCGATATTCGACTGCGCCTTGTCGATGGTCTCCAGCCGCTGCTGCAATTCGCCGAGCGATCGGGCGGTGCGGGTGGCGGTGCCATGCAGGCTTTCGCTCATCCCGCGCGAGACCTCGGCCAAGCGCTGTTCCATCAGCGCGAGGACCCTGGTCTGGGACGCAGCCTGCGCTTCGGAAACATGGGTGAGACCACCGGTCAAGCGCTCCTGCCCGGCGGAGAGCGCCTCGACCCGGGTGCCGAGCTGGCTGAGGTGATAACCGAGGGGTTCCGTCATCCGGGCGGAGCGGGACGCGGCGCGGAGCGTCACGATCAACAGGATGAACAGCAGCAACAGAAGCGCCGCCCCCCCAAGAACAGCGAGGACGAGCGGGTCGTCGAAAGCGTAGGTCTGTCCGTTCACGGTGATCATGTGCGCCCGAAAAGCCGTTCGATATCGGTGAGCTTCAGCTCGACATAGGTCGGCCGGCCGTGATTGCACTGCCCCGAGAGCGGTGTGCGCTCCATCTCGCGCAGAAGCGCGTTCATCTCGTCGGGCCGCATGCGGCGCCCCGTGCGGATCGACCCGTG
It encodes the following:
- a CDS encoding PAS-domain containing protein, coding for MNREDVCAKLTQAGLNLIQQALSIFDRDLRLAVSNRQYRLMFDLPDELTRPGTSFEDTIRYLVLRGEYGEVEDVEDAVRLRVDQARTFSPHYMERRRANGRMISVEGSPLQQGGWVTVYTDITGIKAQEALLRARSEELSEELLAHAERLAQANRELAATNAALEEAKRELTEMEARTRLVTEMMPAHIAHVGPDLHYTFSNRRLSAIMPGSLSDIVGRPAPEALGAETFARIEPGLRRALKGEANVFEITHAASGRRIRIALTPDHGAGDQIQGVYALSMDVTEEAQARAALSQSSKRELAAQLTSGLAHDFANLLTIILGLQGRLQRLPGLPAGAGELSRATLAAARRGGTLLDRIASISGPREIRPQPTDLAALLADLRIMAGPSLPEGIGLDILVAELPGPVLLDSGSLQDSLLNLILNAKDAIGGGAGRITLTARPVRDTWLEISVADTGPGFSEKALRHGLDPFFTTKGGEGSGLGLSMVYDHTKLSGGTVKLTNRAEGGAKVTLRLPLRQAGTKRAEPLLVLLVEDTEEIRTDVREMLRGLGHNVIEAASADEAAELVDLPGLDLILSDIGLPGGTNGIDFAQGLIGRGHPARIVLMTSLPPGDALRSRAGAIPVLTKPFTIDDLAGFLARKEAA
- a CDS encoding DNA recombination protein RmuC, producing the protein MITVNGQTYAFDDPLVLAVLGGAALLLLLFILLIVTLRAASRSARMTEPLGYHLSQLGTRVEALSAGQERLTGGLTHVSEAQAASQTRVLALMEQRLAEVSRGMSESLHGTATRTARSLGELQQRLETIDKAQSNIEKLSGDVLSLQDILSNKQTRGAFGEIQLNDLVRKAMPPDAFTMQATLSNGRRADCLIHLPNPPGPIVIDSKFPLEAYEALRRAENQSQLIEAQRMLRIAVRNHIKAIAERYILDGETADGALMFLPSEAVYAELHANFPELVREGFAVKVWIVSPTTCMATLNTMRAVLKDARMREQAGAIRTTLRQLHRDVELVVERVDKLSTHFNQARGDLDGITTAAERAGKRAAKLDNFDFEELAPEDGTPRVVPLTKP
- a CDS encoding saccharopine dehydrogenase family protein, producing MRIHWCGTGLSSRPGLRRLILAGHPVTVWNLPVAAAVEAVGDISKEIRAMEPGALEDALLPGDIVVSMLPADLHAGLARHCVAHNVHFVSSSYISPEMRELDEPARQAGVAVVNEVGLDPGIDHLMAHDLVAAYRASKAYDRDNVLFFTSYCGGVPARPNAFRYKFSWSPLGVLRALMAPARSVRDFSELRVAYPWDAVRSYSAPLRQPETFEVYPNRDSVPFIADYHFDPEWKVKEFVRGTLRLNGWADAWAGVFEELALKPSDARLKALSDELWEKFPLAEGEPDRVVLCVSLKADKAGRPVWHRTWVLDAEGDVRGSAMARLVSGTVALAVESVMAREFPVGLHGAPHDPRLVTRWLEEVGHQAQYMRLVDHL
- a CDS encoding response regulator transcription factor, with amino-acid sequence MTAAQDSRAHVAILDDEPEIRRMLSDALEEAGFRTSAYARATEFEAALKRTAPDVCLVDLGLPDRDGLALVHRLALESGAAIIIISGRAQVQDRVTGLELGADDYIIKPFDPAEVVARIRARLRKGRNDADRTASVAHFAGWTAYFDRYVLVGDTGEEVPFSHAEGEVLRLFLDSPKRLISRAQMQENLGGAAGDSFDRAMDVRISRLRTKLGEDPKNPRLIKTIYGAGYIFLGDVRWG
- a CDS encoding histidine phosphatase family protein codes for the protein MTEITLIRHGQANSGARNEEDYDRLSPLGRQQAEWLGAHLRATGGFERLISGTLRRQEETAAALNLDGRPHHRDARLNELDYFGLSHAIQARHGIPFPDSPDAFAAHVPQVLDLWRNGDAGEGHESYDAFRNRVLGAVEDAAGDGAGAVLVTSTGVIATLCALALGLEAVMKARMFLRVMNTSVHRFDYSDGTLHLSQFGAIPHLDHPDRHAARTHF